The genomic interval CCGGGCTCAATCGAGTGATTCGTGCTGGTTACGAGTTGCTCGATTTAGGCACCTATTTTACTGCGGGCGTTAAAGAAGTTCGCGCGTGGACGATGCCTAAAAACGCCACAGCCCCACAAGCAGCCGGGGTGATTCACACCGATTTTGAGCGTGGGTTTATTCGCGCTGAAGTGGTCGCTTATGAAGATTTTATCGCCTGCAACGGTGAGCAAGGTGCTAAAGAAGCCGGTAAATGGCGTTTAGAAGGTAAAGAATATCGGGTTAAAGAAGGCGATGTGATTCATTTCCGCTTTAACGTTTAATCGTAATAACGAGGAACAAATAATGGCTAATTATTCAACCAGTGAATTTCGTGGTGGTTTGAAAATCATGCTCGATGGAGACCCTTATACCATCGTCGAAAATGAGTTTGTCAAACCAGGTAAAGGTCAGGCGTTTAACCGCACTAAAGTGCGTAATTTAAAAACCGGTCGTGTGATTGAGCGCACCTTTAAATCGGGTGATAGCGTGCAAGCCGCTGATGTTCATGAAACTGAGATGCAATACCTCTATAAAGATGAAGACAATTGGTATTTCATGAACCTGGAAAGCTTTGAACAGCTACCGGCGCCAAATAGTGCCTTAGTCGATGCAGAAAAATGGATTCGCGAGCAAGACCTGTGCACGGTGGTATTATGGGATGGCAATATTATTAGCGTCACCGCGCCAAATTTCGTTGAATTACGGGTGGTTGATACCGATCCGGGCGTACGCGGCGATACATCTGGTGGCGGCGGTAAGCCGGCAACGCTAGAAACCGGCGCTGTGGTGCGTGTACCACTGTTCTTATCGATTGATGAGGTGGTTCGCGTGGATACGCGTAGTGGCGAATACCTGGGGCGCGCTAAAGACTAAGCGTGCGATACCCTCTTGGCTATGGCTTAGGCTATAATCATAGGCGCAACATTCGTAAGAGGAGCAATAACATGATCTTAACCCGTAGTACTTGGCTGGTGGCCTTACTGGCGCTGGCCTCTTGTGTGACTGTGAATATTTATTTTCCGGCGGCGGCGGCAGAAAAAGCCGCAGACAGCATTATTGATGATGTATGGAATGAATCTGCGATGGTTGTGCCGAATAACGCACCGGTAGTTGAATTGGGCACGTATTCTGCCTCACGTGAATTATTGGTGGGCCTGCTGAATGTAATCAGCGCTGATGCTCAGGCGCAAAGCGTTGATTTTAACGCCAGCTCGCCAAAAATTGAGCAAATTAAATCGCGTATGGGCACTCGCTTTAGTCAAATGAAACCGCTGTTTGCCAGTGGTGCGATTGGCTTGACTGGAGATGGGTATGTGGCGATTCGTGATGCTCAAGCAGCGCCAATGGCCCAGCGTGGACAAATGAACCAATGGGTGAATGCTGAAAACGCTGACCGCAAAGCGCTTTATCAAGCGATTGCTGAGGCGAATAATCAGCCAAGCTGGTTCGCGCAAATTCAAGAAACCTTCGCCCAGCGTTGGATTTCCCAAGCACCTAGCGGCTGGTGGTATCAGTCTAATGGTCAGTGGAAACAAAAATAAGGCAGCGCGTTGTTACAGAATATCCTCGTTTTTGATATTGAAACCATCGCTGATATCGATGCGTATCGCGCGCTCAATGGTGGGTTGACCGAGCTCGATGATGGTGATGTGTATCGTTTGATGGCCAGTGAACGCTTAAGCGAAGCTGGCTCAACATTTATGCGTCACCATTTACATAAAATCGTTGCCATTTCTGCGGTGATGAAAACCGCTTCCGGTGAGCTGAAAGTCTGGTCGCTTGGTGATGAGGAAAGCAGTGAATATGAGCTGATCAATCGCTTTTTCCAAGGTATTGATCGTTTTAGCCCAACACTGGTCAGCTGGAATGGTGGTGGCTTTGATTTGCCTGTGTTGCAATACCGGGCGTTATTCCATGGTATTAATGCGCGGCGCTATTTTGAGATTGGCGATGACGAGCGCGATTTTCGCTATAACAACTATCTCGCCCGTTTTCATTGGCGTCATATCGATATGATGGATGTCTTATCCGGCTTTCAGCCGCGTGCTGTCGCAAGTCTCGATGATATTGCCAAGCTGTGTGGGTTTCCAGGCAAACTCGATGTCGATGGTTCGGCGGTTCAGCAGCTTTGGGATGAAGGGAATGTGGCAGATATCCGCAATTACTGCGAAACCGATGTGTTAAATACGTATCTTGTTTACC from Suttonella sp. R2A3 carries:
- the efp gene encoding elongation factor P, which codes for MANYSTSEFRGGLKIMLDGDPYTIVENEFVKPGKGQAFNRTKVRNLKTGRVIERTFKSGDSVQAADVHETEMQYLYKDEDNWYFMNLESFEQLPAPNSALVDAEKWIREQDLCTVVLWDGNIISVTAPNFVELRVVDTDPGVRGDTSGGGGKPATLETGAVVRVPLFLSIDEVVRVDTRSGEYLGRAKD
- a CDS encoding 3'-5' exonuclease, with translation MLQNILVFDIETIADIDAYRALNGGLTELDDGDVYRLMASERLSEAGSTFMRHHLHKIVAISAVMKTASGELKVWSLGDEESSEYELINRFFQGIDRFSPTLVSWNGGGFDLPVLQYRALFHGINARRYFEIGDDERDFRYNNYLARFHWRHIDMMDVLSGFQPRAVASLDDIAKLCGFPGKLDVDGSAVQQLWDEGNVADIRNYCETDVLNTYLVYLRFEVLRGNLDKTACDQAIQEVQTFLNNSDKAHFQAFLHAWMARQR
- a CDS encoding YdbL family protein; its protein translation is MILTRSTWLVALLALASCVTVNIYFPAAAAEKAADSIIDDVWNESAMVVPNNAPVVELGTYSASRELLVGLLNVISADAQAQSVDFNASSPKIEQIKSRMGTRFSQMKPLFASGAIGLTGDGYVAIRDAQAAPMAQRGQMNQWVNAENADRKALYQAIAEANNQPSWFAQIQETFAQRWISQAPSGWWYQSNGQWKQK